The following proteins are encoded in a genomic region of Corylus avellana chromosome ca4, CavTom2PMs-1.0:
- the LOC132179496 gene encoding basic leucine zipper 43 yields MLPAEITGTQIPIPANFGMMQSNTPDFYFNRFLTNLPNSHFSSQYCSMSNNSSTSDEAEEHQLSIIDERKQRRMISNRESARRSRMRKQKHLDELWSQVLRLRTENRNLIDKVTHVTECYDRVLQENARLKEEASDLREMLTNLQIGSPYTTPTFRDLEEVVPCNAAHLRAESSNQSISNSVDLLH; encoded by the coding sequence CGCTAACTTTGGCATGATGCAGAGCAACACACCAGACTTTTACTTCAATAGATTCTTAACCAACTTACCCAACTCCCACTTCTCTTCACAGTACTGCAGTATGAGCAACAACTCCAGCACTTCTGATGAAGCTGAGGAGCACCAACTCAGCATCATCGATGAAAGGAAGCAGAGGAGAATGATTTCTAACAGAGAATCTGCTCGCAGATCACGGATGAGGAAACAAAAGCACCTTGATGAACTCTGGTCGCAGGTGCTCAGGCTTCGAACAGAGAACCGCAATCTGATAGACAAGGTGACTCATGTAACTGAGTGCTATGACAGGGTTCTTCAGGAGAATGCAAGACTCAAGGAAGAAGCTTCTGATCTTCGCGAAATGCTTACAAACCTGCAAATCGGCAGTCCTTACACTACTCCTACTTTCAGAGATTTGGAAGAGGTCGTCCCTTGCAACGCTGCTCATCTCAGAGCTGAATCCTCAAACCAATCCATCTCTAATTCTGTAGACTTGCTTCATTAA
- the LOC132177381 gene encoding chaperonin 60 subunit beta 4, chloroplastic yields MACTPTPISAIYFTNPILPKRPSSPSMLKPRGMAKELYFNHDGSTTKKLQAGVDMVAELLGVTLGPKGRNVVLQNKYGPPKIVNDGETVLKEIELEDPLENVGVKLVRQAGARTNDLAGDGSTTSIILAQGLIAEGVKIIAAGRNPVQIARGIEKTAKALVSELKLMSREVEDHELVDVAAVSAGNDYIVGNMIADALRQVGRKGVVTIEKGKCTENSLQIVEGMQFDRGYLSPYFVTDRQKMTIEFHNCKLLLVDRKITNPKEMFKILDSAVKEKYPIVIVAEGIEQEALAPVIRNKLRGVLKAAAIKAPAFGERKSHYLDDIAILTGGTVIRDEMGLSLEKAGKEVLGSAIKVVITKGSTLIVTDGSTRKAVEERVSQIRRLVENTEENFQKKILNERIARLSAGIAILQVGAQTQVELKDKQLRIEDALNATKAAIEEGVVVGGGCTLLRLSTTVDGIKQGLDNEEQKIGAEIFKRALRYPARLIAKNAGVNGNVVIEKVLSNDNINYGYNAARDRYEDLMKAGIIDPSKVVRCCLEHAASVAKTFLTSDAVVVDIKELEPIRRRPPMPTSGISPIGV; encoded by the exons ATGGCATGTACTCCAACCCCCATCTCTGCGATTTATTTCACTAACCCAATACTACCCAAAAGGCCTTCTTCGCCCTCCATGTTAAAACCGAGAGGCATGGCCAAAGAGCTTTACTTCAACCACGATGGTTCAACAACTAAGAAGCTTCAG GCAGGGGTGGACATGGTCGCCGAGCTGCTTGGGGTGACTTTGGGTCCAAAGGGAAGAAATGTGGTATTGCAGAACAAGTATGGACCCCCAAAAATTGTAAACGACGGCGAAACTGTTCTCAAAGAG ATTGAATTGGAGGACCCTTTGGAGAATGTGGGAGTTAAATTGGTAAGACAGGCTGGTGCCAGAACAAATGACCTTGCTGGCGACGGTTCCACTACTTCAATCATTCTTGCTCAGGGTCTAATTGCTGAGGGTGTGAAG ATTATTGCCGCTGGTAGGAATCCTGTTCAAATTGCTCGTGGCATTGAGAAGACTGCAAAGGCCCTTGTGTCTGAACTCAAATTAATGTCCAGAGAG GTTGAAGATCATGAGCTTGTAGATGTTGCTGCAGTTAGTGCAGGGAATGATTATATTGTGGGAAACATGATTGCTGATGCTCTTCGTCAAGTGGGAAGGAAGGGTGTAGTGACTATTGAAAAAGGGAAGTGTACCGAGAACAGTCTACAGATTGTAGAAGGAATGCAATTTGATCGTGGATATTTGTCTCCTTACTTTGTAACTGATCGACAAAAGATGACAATTGAGTTTCATAATTGCAAG TTACTTTTGGTCGACAGAAAAATCACAAACCCAAAGGAGATGTTTAAAATATTGGACAGTGCAGTTAAAGAGAAGTATCCCATTGTGATAGTTGCAGAGGGTATAGAGCAGGAAGCTCTGGCTCCAGTAATTAGAAATAAACTGAGGGGTGTGCTGAAGGCAGCTGCTATCAAGGCTCCTGCCTTTGGTGAGCGCAAGAGCCACTACTTAGATGACATCGCCATCTTGACTGGAG GCACTGTAATCAGAGATGAGATGGGGTTGAGCCTTGAAAAGGCTGGCAAGGAAGTATTGGGCTCCGCTATAAAGGTTGTGATAACCAAGGGTTCAACATTAATAGTTACAGATGGGAGCACTCGCAAAGCTGTTGAAGAGAGGGTTTCTCAAATCCGGAGGCTTGTTGAG aacactgaagaaaattttcaaaaaaagataCTGAATGAGAGAATAGCTAGGCTGTCAGCGGGAATTGCCATTCTTCAG GTAGGAGCACAAACGCAAGTTGAGTTGAAGGATAAACAACTCAGGATTGAAGATGCTTTGAATGCGACAAAG GCAGCAATTGAGGAAGGTGTTGTAGTTGGAGGGGGATGTACCCTTTTGAGGCTATCTACAACGGTAGATGGTATCAAACAAGGCTTGGACAATGAAGAACAGAAG ATTGGAGCTGAGATATTCAAAAGAGCTTTGAGATATCCTGCGAGACTGATAGCCAAAAATGCAGGTGTAAATGGCAATGTGGTTATAGAAAAG GTTCTTTctaatgataatattaattatggATACAATGCTGCAAGAGACCGTTATGAGGATTTGATGAAGGCTGGAATCATTGATCCATCAAAG GTAGTTAGGTGTTGTTTGGAGCATGCAGCATCTGTAGCCAAGACTTTTCTGACATCTGATGCCGTTGTAGTTGACATTAAGGAACTAGAGCCCATCAGAAGGAGACCACCAATGCCAACCTCAG GTATCAGCCCAATTGGCGTTTAG